One segment of Anatilimnocola aggregata DNA contains the following:
- a CDS encoding DUF1501 domain-containing protein, producing the protein MTRDTAPTNLSRRSFGVMAGSLAAAASPITALSKAAAERPLGQSHFGRAKRVMLLYLYGAAAQHETWDPKPDAPAEIRGKFNPTSTSVPGLQICEHLPRVAKIADKLTLVRSMSHPYNIHSAAYTMSGIDKVDIPMELNPFDARHWPSFGSVLDYLATKEQPTAPPPAIPRNICLPFRFSSRAGEFTRGGPYGGFLGRGYDPVCTEFAGKITGKVGRWRGNAMQDVDEPYLGIDPAGRFVVSQAKGDTAMSLDQLSSRWSLLAKLQHEQLDYQTAAAPRGHDRFREMAYSLLTSDRIKAALDIGQEKESLREQYGYTLFGQATLAGRRLLEAGAKLVTVLWDEIKTANSAWDTHFHHYERLQDELLPGLDRALSALIADLDERGMLDDTLVLCITEHGRTPRVHDKGANGAGREHWSDVYSNAFAGAGIRRGSVVGSSDKHGSFVQENPISPKDILCTIYHLLGIDAHTMIPDRLGRPLPLVTGGRVVHEMLS; encoded by the coding sequence ATGACTCGCGATACCGCTCCCACGAATCTCTCGCGCCGTTCGTTCGGCGTGATGGCCGGTTCGTTGGCGGCAGCAGCATCGCCAATCACGGCGCTAAGCAAGGCTGCTGCAGAGCGGCCGCTGGGGCAGAGTCACTTTGGTCGCGCGAAGCGGGTAATGCTGCTGTATCTGTATGGAGCAGCAGCCCAGCATGAGACTTGGGATCCCAAGCCTGATGCGCCGGCGGAGATTCGCGGCAAATTCAATCCGACCAGCACTTCGGTGCCGGGCCTGCAGATTTGCGAGCACTTGCCCCGCGTGGCGAAAATTGCGGACAAGTTGACCCTCGTGCGGTCGATGTCGCATCCGTATAACATTCATTCGGCGGCGTACACAATGTCGGGCATCGACAAGGTCGATATCCCGATGGAATTGAACCCGTTCGATGCGCGGCACTGGCCCAGCTTTGGAAGTGTCCTAGATTACCTGGCGACGAAGGAGCAGCCGACCGCGCCGCCACCAGCGATTCCGCGCAATATCTGTCTGCCGTTTCGCTTCAGCAGTCGCGCAGGCGAGTTCACGCGCGGCGGGCCTTACGGTGGCTTTCTCGGCCGCGGTTACGATCCCGTTTGCACCGAATTCGCAGGAAAGATCACCGGCAAGGTCGGACGCTGGCGCGGCAATGCGATGCAAGACGTCGACGAACCTTACCTGGGCATCGATCCAGCTGGCCGCTTCGTCGTGTCGCAAGCCAAGGGGGATACGGCCATGTCGCTCGATCAACTCAGTAGCCGCTGGTCGCTCCTGGCCAAGTTGCAGCACGAACAACTCGACTATCAAACCGCAGCAGCGCCGCGCGGGCACGATCGCTTTCGCGAAATGGCCTACTCGCTCCTGACTTCCGATCGCATCAAGGCAGCCCTCGATATCGGCCAAGAAAAGGAGTCGCTGCGCGAGCAGTATGGCTACACTCTCTTTGGCCAGGCTACGCTCGCCGGCCGCCGGTTGCTTGAAGCAGGGGCGAAGCTGGTCACGGTGCTATGGGATGAAATCAAGACCGCCAATTCCGCCTGGGACACGCACTTCCATCACTACGAGCGACTGCAGGACGAACTGCTGCCGGGCCTCGATCGCGCGCTAAGTGCCCTAATTGCCGATCTCGACGAGCGGGGCATGCTCGACGATACGCTGGTCCTGTGCATTACCGAGCATGGCCGCACGCCCCGCGTTCACGACAAGGGAGCCAACGGCGCGGGACGCGAACACTGGTCCGACGTCTATAGCAACGCCTTCGCCGGTGCCGGCATCCGCCGCGGCAGCGTCGTCGGCAGCAGCGACAAGCACGGCAGCTTCGTCCAAGAGAATCCCATCAGCCCCAAAGACATTCTCTGCACCATCTACCACCTGCTCGGCATTGATGCTCACACCATGATCCCCGACCGCCTCGGCCGCCCCTTGCCCCTCGTCACCGGCGGGCGAGTCGTGCATGAGATGTTGAGTTAG
- a CDS encoding M16 family metallopeptidase, with the protein MPATASQKIHIHPLSNGLTLVAEEMDWLESAAFAFLLPGGCAHEKPQQAGLAALTSEMLQRGAGERDSRQFVSDLENLGADCSSSVSVTHTSFGGSMPQESLPAVLEMYADLLLRPLLPEDQLEDARLSCLQEVRAVEDDLSQRVMQELRRRYYGDPLGRSSQGRVETLESLQHKDVREFVTERMLPNKGILSIAGKINWPQLRDQVENLFGDWRPGLNEQLIETPGERGYEHIQVESNQTLVGIAIDGISYANDDYFQLRGAIGALSDGMSSRLFTEVREKRGYVYSVYAMCHSLRDRGSVIAFAGTTPEHGQDTFDVTWGELARMYSGIEQAELDRLKGRIKRSLIIQQESSPARAGNIALDWYYLQHVRTKEEIQKLIDGLTCNSINNWLAAHPPKNLTVVSLGPQPLQIPAI; encoded by the coding sequence ATGCCAGCTACTGCCTCTCAAAAAATACATATCCACCCGCTCTCGAACGGACTCACACTCGTTGCGGAAGAAATGGACTGGCTCGAATCGGCCGCCTTCGCCTTTCTGCTGCCCGGCGGATGCGCGCATGAAAAGCCGCAGCAAGCAGGACTCGCCGCCCTCACCAGCGAAATGCTGCAACGCGGGGCTGGCGAGCGCGACAGCCGGCAATTCGTCTCGGACCTGGAGAACCTGGGTGCCGATTGCAGTTCGTCGGTCAGCGTGACGCACACCAGCTTCGGCGGCTCGATGCCGCAAGAAAGCCTGCCCGCAGTCCTGGAGATGTACGCCGACCTCCTTCTGCGCCCGTTACTGCCCGAAGATCAGCTCGAAGATGCACGCCTCTCGTGCTTGCAAGAAGTTCGGGCCGTAGAAGACGACCTTTCGCAGCGCGTGATGCAGGAACTACGCCGCCGTTACTATGGCGACCCACTGGGCCGCAGTTCGCAGGGCCGCGTCGAAACGTTGGAATCTTTGCAGCACAAAGACGTGCGCGAGTTCGTCACCGAGCGAATGCTGCCGAACAAGGGGATCCTGAGCATCGCGGGCAAAATCAACTGGCCGCAATTGCGCGATCAGGTCGAGAACTTGTTCGGCGATTGGCGACCCGGACTCAACGAGCAGCTGATCGAAACGCCCGGCGAACGCGGCTACGAGCACATTCAAGTCGAATCGAATCAAACGCTGGTTGGCATTGCCATCGATGGCATCTCATACGCCAACGACGACTACTTCCAACTGCGCGGCGCGATTGGCGCACTTAGCGACGGCATGAGTTCGCGGCTCTTCACCGAAGTGCGCGAGAAGCGTGGCTATGTCTACAGCGTGTATGCGATGTGCCATTCACTCCGCGATCGGGGCAGTGTCATCGCTTTCGCCGGTACCACTCCCGAACACGGTCAGGACACGTTCGATGTCACCTGGGGCGAGCTCGCGCGGATGTACTCCGGCATTGAGCAAGCAGAGCTCGACCGGCTGAAAGGGCGCATCAAGCGCTCGCTGATCATTCAACAAGAATCGAGCCCCGCGCGGGCTGGCAACATCGCACTCGACTGGTATTACCTGCAGCACGTACGGACGAAAGAAGAGATTCAAAAGCTGATCGACGGCCTGACCTGCAACTCCATCAACAACTGGCTCGCCGCCCATCCACCCAAGAATCTCACCGTCGTCTCCCTTGGCCCACAGCCGCTGCAAATCCCCGCTATTTAG
- a CDS encoding GNAT family N-acetyltransferase, whose translation MGVTYFKRYRMEIDLSLLPVTPPQLPADYALLAWSEKLIPLHAEVKFRCFSDEMDASVFPCLGTKAGCRRLMTEIADRNGFLPTATWLIQYWPAGSRRPDVCATIQGVCEGEGIGAIQNVGVIPEHRGRGLGAALVWYSLNGFRLAGQKKVFLEVTAQNTGAVRLYQRLGFRKVKTVYKASEVAYA comes from the coding sequence ATGGGCGTCACCTATTTCAAGCGTTACCGCATGGAGATTGACCTCTCCTTGCTTCCGGTGACTCCGCCGCAGTTGCCCGCCGACTATGCGCTGCTCGCTTGGTCCGAGAAGTTGATCCCCCTGCACGCCGAGGTCAAGTTCCGTTGCTTCAGCGACGAGATGGATGCCAGCGTGTTCCCCTGCCTGGGGACCAAGGCTGGCTGTCGCCGGTTGATGACCGAAATCGCCGACCGCAACGGCTTCTTGCCGACGGCCACGTGGCTCATTCAATACTGGCCGGCGGGTTCCCGTCGTCCCGATGTTTGCGCTACCATTCAAGGCGTGTGCGAAGGGGAGGGAATCGGCGCGATTCAGAACGTGGGGGTAATTCCCGAGCATCGTGGCCGTGGGCTGGGTGCCGCCCTGGTTTGGTACTCGCTCAATGGCTTTCGCCTGGCCGGCCAGAAGAAGGTGTTTCTCGAAGTAACCGCCCAAAACACGGGTGCGGTTCGTCTTTACCAGCGACTTGGTTTTCGCAAGGTGAAGACCGTCTATAAGGCTAGTGAGGTTGCGTACGCGTAG
- a CDS encoding OmpA/MotB family protein codes for MAGGGGGAWKVAYADFVTAMMAFFMVMWLVGQKEDLKEAVAHHFNHPFEAFPEEPDDDASGAGGPRSGKQGKRQTGFAHRMSLTKSPTDPEARKPRMLTIREGQRTGIGTIIFFKHGSTELNDEAQERLNLLLPRLAGKPQKVEVRGHASRRPLPAASEFDDAWQLSYARAMATMKYLEEGDVAPDRMRLSQGGVFEPYTTAVKEEQKYDPNDRVEILMLSEFAQDLNGTAAERAAAEEAEKTTEPKAAGH; via the coding sequence ATGGCTGGTGGTGGCGGTGGTGCATGGAAAGTGGCCTACGCGGACTTTGTGACCGCGATGATGGCGTTCTTCATGGTGATGTGGCTCGTCGGCCAGAAGGAAGACCTGAAAGAGGCCGTTGCGCACCATTTCAATCATCCGTTCGAAGCTTTTCCCGAAGAGCCCGACGACGATGCGAGCGGTGCTGGTGGACCCCGTTCCGGCAAGCAAGGCAAACGGCAAACCGGGTTTGCCCATCGCATGTCGCTGACGAAGAGTCCAACCGATCCCGAAGCGCGCAAGCCTCGCATGCTGACGATTCGCGAAGGCCAACGAACCGGCATTGGCACAATCATCTTCTTTAAGCACGGCTCGACCGAACTGAACGACGAAGCGCAAGAGCGCCTGAACTTGCTGCTGCCGCGCCTTGCCGGCAAACCGCAGAAGGTGGAAGTGCGCGGGCACGCCTCGCGGCGTCCCTTACCTGCGGCCAGCGAATTCGACGATGCTTGGCAACTCTCGTATGCCCGCGCGATGGCCACGATGAAATACCTGGAAGAAGGGGACGTCGCGCCCGATCGCATGCGTTTGAGCCAAGGGGGCGTGTTCGAGCCCTATACCACGGCAGTGAAAGAAGAGCAGAAGTACGACCCCAATGACCGCGTCGAAATTCTCATGCTCAGCGAATTTGCCCAGGATCTGAATGGCACCGCAGCCGAACGGGCTGCTGCTGAAGAGGCTGAAAAGACAACCGAGCCGAAGGCGGCTGGGCATTAA
- the motA gene encoding flagellar motor stator protein MotA: MIVIVGFIVVIGCVLGGFSMAGGHVGALWHPSEIVTIGGAALGALIVMSPKKVLIDLMKGLIATLKGSPFGKKAYEELFQSMYEVFRLVRRNGLLTLESHLADLHASSIFGKYHTISHNHHVSEFIVGAFAPVMDGSATPERLGQMMEMQLKTMADEHHHPISVLSKTADGLPGFGIVAAVLGIVITMGHINGPVEEIGHKVGAALVGTFLGILLSYGFFAPLVTKLEFMGHEEMAYFKTIAALIQGFVSDLPPKVCIEMARRGLGAEVRPTPEQMEALLKAVETNG; the protein is encoded by the coding sequence ATGATCGTCATCGTCGGATTTATCGTCGTGATCGGCTGCGTGCTGGGAGGTTTCTCCATGGCCGGCGGTCACGTCGGCGCACTGTGGCACCCTTCCGAAATCGTGACCATCGGTGGGGCAGCCCTCGGTGCCCTTATTGTGATGTCGCCGAAGAAGGTCCTCATCGACCTGATGAAAGGCTTGATTGCTACGCTCAAGGGATCGCCCTTCGGCAAGAAGGCCTACGAGGAACTATTTCAATCGATGTACGAGGTCTTTCGCCTCGTACGCCGTAACGGTTTGCTCACGCTCGAATCGCACCTGGCCGATCTGCACGCCAGCAGCATTTTCGGCAAGTATCACACCATCTCGCACAACCATCACGTCAGCGAGTTCATCGTCGGGGCCTTTGCGCCCGTGATGGACGGCAGTGCTACGCCCGAGCGCTTGGGGCAGATGATGGAAATGCAGCTGAAGACAATGGCTGACGAACACCACCATCCGATCAGCGTGCTGTCGAAAACGGCGGACGGCTTACCGGGGTTCGGAATCGTGGCGGCGGTGCTCGGGATCGTGATCACGATGGGTCACATCAACGGCCCGGTCGAAGAAATCGGTCACAAGGTGGGTGCGGCGCTCGTCGGTACGTTCCTCGGGATTTTGCTCTCGTACGGCTTCTTCGCACCACTCGTAACCAAGCTCGAATTCATGGGTCACGAAGAGATGGCTTACTTCAAAACCATCGCGGCACTGATTCAAGGGTTTGTCAGTGATCTGCCGCCGAAGGTTTGCATCGAAATGGCCCGTCGCGGCTTGGGTGCCGAAGTTCGTCCCACGCCCGAACAAATGGAAGCGCTTCTCAAGGCAGTCGAAACCAACGGCTAA
- a CDS encoding PP2C family protein-serine/threonine phosphatase: protein MEGPFAGHFPPRISVAQQPHPALRLHFEEPPTAAPLPVGELSLQFISEAFARATGWQLQYQLGSSADNSQRWSAPVDGATPDADGRLSLVPSSPSSTQIDLEAARPLALAIANLLSESNRLKYGLWQREAELAAGVPVAVRPNEQQHLAERLQCVLQGGAEAIHCEAAALYLLDETTSSLKLRAMWGLPQTKLLEPARPLRGAVADLEALVGHAVVLEDTSLLPHWRCPEGEFGAAVCVPVSTSSTPLGTLWIFSRTQREFTSSQTNLAEIIAGRLAADLEREMLLTVGASAKQGDKQIETAARWQQDRLPSVVPLLTEFEVSGWTQQARSVGGDFHDWTVLPDGRLALAVGDAQGAPLQAGLNAAAVQAAMRAHTGYRHSAKELVTRLNDTLWQGSAGDQFASFGYVIINPETGEADLALAGKVAALLIREDSREIFAADGAPLGTGVEPPLKTAKLILDPGECLVLLSEGVRAATDQAGLRIGEAVMAATLRRHCSEPAESLAGWLRRLLERAGSSEAEDDRTVLVCKRRGNFGNSKKSKRKRS, encoded by the coding sequence ATGGAGGGTCCTTTCGCTGGCCACTTTCCCCCTCGCATTTCCGTGGCTCAACAACCGCACCCTGCCCTCCGTCTCCATTTCGAAGAACCACCAACTGCGGCTCCGTTGCCCGTCGGTGAACTCTCGCTGCAATTCATTAGCGAAGCCTTTGCCCGCGCCACAGGCTGGCAATTGCAATATCAGCTTGGCAGTTCTGCCGACAACAGTCAGCGCTGGAGCGCGCCGGTCGACGGCGCTACTCCCGACGCCGACGGTCGCTTGTCGCTGGTGCCGAGCTCGCCTTCGTCGACGCAAATCGATCTCGAAGCTGCTCGCCCGTTGGCCCTGGCAATTGCCAATCTGTTGAGCGAATCGAATCGACTCAAGTATGGCCTTTGGCAGCGCGAGGCAGAGTTGGCTGCTGGTGTGCCAGTGGCGGTTCGCCCCAACGAGCAACAGCATCTGGCCGAACGGTTGCAATGCGTGCTGCAGGGTGGTGCCGAAGCCATTCACTGCGAAGCGGCAGCCCTCTATCTGCTCGACGAAACAACTTCGTCGCTCAAACTGCGCGCGATGTGGGGTTTGCCACAAACGAAATTGCTCGAGCCTGCACGTCCGCTGCGCGGTGCCGTGGCCGATCTGGAAGCGCTTGTCGGCCATGCTGTGGTGCTCGAAGATACTTCGCTGTTGCCGCATTGGCGCTGTCCCGAAGGTGAGTTTGGCGCTGCGGTGTGCGTGCCCGTTTCGACGTCATCGACCCCCCTAGGCACACTTTGGATCTTCAGCCGCACGCAGCGTGAGTTTACTTCGTCGCAAACGAATCTTGCCGAAATTATCGCCGGCCGGCTCGCTGCCGATCTCGAACGCGAAATGCTGCTCACCGTCGGTGCTTCGGCAAAACAGGGCGATAAGCAAATCGAAACTGCTGCTCGCTGGCAACAAGATCGCTTGCCCAGCGTGGTGCCGCTGCTGACCGAATTCGAAGTCTCGGGCTGGACACAACAAGCCAGGAGCGTCGGCGGAGATTTTCACGATTGGACCGTCCTGCCCGATGGCCGTCTGGCCCTCGCTGTCGGGGATGCCCAAGGTGCTCCGTTGCAAGCCGGGCTAAATGCTGCCGCCGTGCAAGCGGCGATGCGAGCGCACACGGGCTATCGGCACAGTGCCAAGGAACTAGTCACGCGGTTGAACGATACGCTCTGGCAAGGTTCGGCCGGCGATCAGTTCGCTTCGTTCGGCTATGTCATCATCAATCCCGAGACAGGCGAAGCCGACCTCGCGCTCGCGGGCAAGGTGGCTGCGCTGCTCATTCGCGAAGACTCCCGAGAAATCTTCGCCGCCGATGGTGCTCCGCTCGGCACCGGTGTCGAACCGCCACTAAAAACGGCCAAGCTGATTCTCGATCCGGGCGAGTGCCTGGTACTGCTGAGCGAAGGTGTCCGAGCTGCCACCGATCAAGCTGGCCTGCGAATTGGCGAGGCCGTGATGGCCGCCACGTTACGTCGGCATTGCAGCGAACCGGCCGAATCGCTGGCCGGTTGGCTCCGCCGCTTGCTCGAACGAGCCGGTTCGAGCGAAGCCGAAGACGACCGCACCGTCCTCGTCTGCAAACGTCGCGGCAACTTCGGCAATTCGAAGAAGTCGAAGCGCAAGCGGAGCTAA
- a CDS encoding general secretion pathway protein GspD codes for MKASVVLPGIVVASTMLFASSQAATPTAVAWITAAETAGQISNQASEARRQADDLLRQARKAVKEGQFDQAEALIVQAEKTGVTYDAYQAKYGDTPTSLRKLAAEERARTGGARKPSSLFPALWNQPGQQPAAAPSPPQDPFAQRQSQEQALNQMTDGAKAQAASLLNEARAQLAKGDKFAALSAYQKAAGLRVQFGPDEDSPEKVAAAITAAGLDVSRVAPAAFNPTSPFIMNTAGMSEKDQNLPNLLPGMQAPPGGVNVAPQINPYALPMETNPLAQSGLPPATGRQATPEQLADLNLPAPREPGRPDEPPQRLPALPYAPPGQPSNAQAAVPNKPEALRLIAQARMALDKGDLNTAGQLAKQADGLRVPDDAFAPGETRPWQIVLEVDKAIYRRQGMQTASATEPVANDGPKYPVSPGVYNPAADNSRLQQASTSAAMLRQAPDSIGASHPAKMYEAGVKALEAQDRDTAIKLFQEAWKQKDQLDPEMQRQLGDKLTFLRANTAPAQPLPRPEGPGAPISPLEQVNSQQELSRQRLVREFLAEASAAQALAQTDPRGALAKIKAFRERVSAAEIDTTARKNLLTGVDRKAAELQTYIDQNKSTIDNAERNRDLLADRARSAELTSEMQNKMAQLVEQFNKLMDEQRYPEAEVIAKQAREIEPNSVITTAMVEKAALARNIAASQSIKERQTGGFQGALESVDESAIAFDDREPIVFNVRRWGELTRRRRSRAEMQNRLSPAEMEIQKSLGKPVEVKFTERPLSEVMTLLGQMTGVNIYLDPQGMRAEGLTSDAPVTLDLSQPISLKSALTLLLEPLNLSYVIQNEVLRITSQQTRDSNVYAKVYYVADLVVPIPNFTPTYNMGIAGALKESLASLGYGGGSGPLNRAPLTMAADTTQPPASMNPVVMAQQQQNSANGLFPTSSARQGGSLGSGPGGMGGGVQADFDPLIELITSTIEPDSWQDVGGPGSVSGFDTNLSLVVSQRQDIHERIADLLEQLRRLQDLQVTIEVRFITVSDRFFERIGIDFDFNIDDNTHLNSFADQIPTSQVAVPTSPFDDDGRSFAVGLTPNGPTADLDFRFGNGSFGASTPTFGGFDAGSAANFGFAILSDIEVFFLLQAAQGDDRTNVLQAPKVTLFNGQQATIIDSSFRPFVTSVVPVVGDFAAAHQPVIVVLSEGTMMSVQAVVSSDRRFVRLTLVPFFSQIGDVETFTFNGKVTTDSGTVVQDPANPDQTVTNGQTRTVEGTTVQLPTLATTTVTTTVSVPDGGTVLLGGIKRLREGRVERGLPLVSKIPYVSRLFTNVGIGRDAQSLMMMVTPRIIIQEEEEEKLGIDFEE; via the coding sequence TTGAAAGCGAGCGTCGTGTTGCCGGGCATCGTCGTTGCATCGACCATGCTCTTTGCGTCGAGTCAGGCGGCCACGCCCACGGCAGTGGCTTGGATCACCGCGGCGGAAACCGCCGGCCAGATTTCTAATCAGGCCAGCGAAGCCCGTCGGCAAGCCGATGACCTGCTGCGGCAGGCTCGCAAAGCCGTCAAAGAAGGTCAGTTCGATCAAGCGGAAGCTTTGATCGTGCAGGCCGAGAAGACGGGCGTCACCTACGACGCCTATCAAGCCAAGTATGGCGATACTCCGACGAGCCTGCGCAAGCTGGCCGCCGAGGAACGCGCCCGGACAGGTGGTGCTCGCAAACCGAGCTCTCTGTTCCCGGCCCTGTGGAATCAGCCTGGCCAACAGCCAGCAGCTGCTCCTTCGCCTCCCCAAGATCCGTTCGCTCAGCGGCAGTCGCAAGAGCAAGCGTTGAACCAGATGACCGATGGGGCGAAAGCTCAAGCGGCTTCACTGCTCAACGAAGCTCGGGCCCAGCTCGCTAAGGGCGATAAGTTCGCCGCCCTTTCGGCCTATCAAAAGGCTGCGGGGCTGCGGGTTCAATTCGGCCCCGACGAGGACTCGCCGGAGAAAGTGGCTGCTGCGATTACCGCCGCCGGCCTCGATGTCTCCCGGGTGGCTCCCGCTGCTTTCAACCCCACCAGCCCGTTCATCATGAACACGGCCGGCATGAGTGAGAAAGATCAGAACCTGCCGAACTTACTGCCTGGCATGCAGGCTCCTCCAGGAGGCGTGAACGTCGCACCGCAAATCAATCCCTATGCGTTGCCCATGGAGACCAATCCATTGGCCCAGTCGGGACTGCCGCCAGCTACTGGCCGTCAAGCGACTCCTGAGCAATTGGCCGATCTGAATCTGCCAGCGCCTCGCGAACCGGGCCGCCCAGACGAACCACCGCAACGGTTGCCTGCCCTGCCTTACGCGCCGCCGGGGCAACCCAGCAATGCCCAGGCAGCTGTTCCTAACAAACCCGAAGCTCTGCGACTCATCGCGCAGGCTCGCATGGCGCTCGATAAGGGCGACTTGAACACTGCCGGCCAATTGGCCAAACAGGCCGATGGTCTGCGAGTGCCTGATGACGCGTTTGCTCCGGGTGAAACTCGCCCGTGGCAGATCGTGCTCGAAGTCGACAAGGCCATCTATCGTCGCCAGGGAATGCAAACCGCCAGCGCCACGGAACCCGTTGCCAACGATGGCCCGAAGTATCCCGTTTCGCCCGGTGTCTACAACCCCGCGGCCGACAACTCGCGCCTGCAACAAGCATCGACATCGGCTGCCATGTTGCGACAAGCTCCCGATTCGATCGGTGCTTCGCATCCGGCCAAGATGTACGAAGCGGGTGTGAAAGCGCTCGAAGCTCAGGACCGTGACACCGCGATCAAGTTGTTCCAAGAAGCCTGGAAGCAGAAGGATCAACTCGATCCCGAGATGCAACGCCAGCTGGGGGACAAGCTCACTTTCCTGCGGGCCAATACTGCACCGGCTCAGCCGTTGCCTCGTCCCGAGGGACCTGGTGCTCCGATCTCGCCGCTCGAACAAGTGAACTCGCAGCAAGAACTGTCGCGTCAGCGGTTGGTTCGCGAGTTCCTCGCCGAAGCTAGTGCTGCTCAAGCTCTGGCTCAGACCGATCCGCGGGGCGCGCTTGCCAAGATCAAGGCCTTCCGCGAACGCGTTAGTGCGGCCGAGATCGATACCACGGCTCGTAAGAACCTGTTGACCGGTGTCGATCGCAAGGCTGCCGAACTGCAGACCTACATCGATCAGAACAAGTCGACCATCGACAATGCCGAACGCAATCGCGACCTGCTCGCCGACCGCGCTCGCTCGGCCGAGTTGACCAGCGAAATGCAGAACAAGATGGCTCAACTCGTTGAGCAATTCAACAAGTTGATGGACGAACAGCGTTACCCGGAAGCTGAAGTGATTGCGAAGCAGGCTCGCGAAATCGAGCCCAATAGCGTCATCACGACTGCCATGGTGGAGAAGGCCGCGCTCGCTCGCAACATCGCTGCTTCGCAATCGATTAAGGAACGCCAGACTGGCGGGTTCCAGGGTGCATTGGAATCGGTAGATGAATCGGCCATTGCCTTCGACGATCGCGAACCAATCGTCTTCAACGTTCGGCGTTGGGGCGAACTGACTCGCCGTCGCCGCAGTCGGGCAGAAATGCAGAATCGTCTGTCTCCTGCGGAGATGGAAATTCAGAAGTCGCTCGGCAAGCCGGTGGAGGTGAAGTTCACCGAACGGCCGCTGTCGGAAGTGATGACGTTGCTCGGTCAAATGACCGGTGTGAACATCTATCTCGATCCGCAAGGTATGCGGGCCGAAGGTTTGACCAGCGATGCTCCGGTGACGCTCGACTTGAGCCAACCGATCTCGCTCAAGAGTGCGTTGACGCTGCTCCTCGAACCGCTGAATCTGTCCTACGTCATTCAGAACGAAGTGCTCCGCATCACGAGCCAACAAACTCGCGATTCGAATGTGTATGCCAAGGTCTACTACGTGGCCGACCTGGTCGTGCCGATTCCGAACTTCACCCCCACCTATAACATGGGCATCGCTGGTGCCTTGAAAGAAAGCCTGGCTTCGCTCGGCTACGGTGGTGGTTCAGGTCCGCTCAATCGCGCTCCGCTGACGATGGCTGCCGATACCACTCAGCCACCTGCTTCGATGAATCCAGTGGTCATGGCTCAGCAACAACAGAACAGTGCCAACGGTCTGTTCCCCACTTCGAGCGCTCGCCAGGGTGGCTCGTTGGGTTCTGGTCCCGGTGGCATGGGCGGTGGTGTGCAAGCTGACTTCGATCCGCTGATTGAACTCATCACGTCGACCATCGAGCCTGACTCGTGGCAAGACGTCGGTGGTCCTGGTTCGGTCTCGGGCTTCGATACCAACTTGAGCCTCGTCGTTAGCCAACGACAAGATATCCACGAACGAATCGCGGACTTGCTCGAACAGCTTCGCCGCTTGCAAGACTTGCAGGTGACGATCGAAGTCCGATTCATCACGGTCAGCGATCGCTTCTTCGAGCGGATCGGTATCGACTTCGACTTCAACATCGACGACAACACGCACCTCAACAGCTTTGCGGATCAGATTCCGACGAGCCAGGTGGCGGTGCCAACCAGCCCCTTCGACGACGACGGCCGCAGCTTTGCGGTTGGCTTGACGCCGAACGGCCCGACGGCGGATCTCGACTTCCGCTTTGGTAACGGCAGCTTCGGTGCGAGCACGCCGACCTTCGGTGGGTTCGATGCCGGTTCGGCTGCGAACTTCGGCTTCGCGATCCTCAGCGACATCGAGGTCTTCTTCCTGCTGCAAGCCGCTCAGGGCGACGACCGCACGAACGTGCTGCAAGCTCCGAAGGTCACGTTGTTCAACGGTCAACAAGCGACCATCATCGACAGCTCGTTCCGTCCCTTCGTCACCAGCGTGGTGCCCGTCGTCGGCGACTTTGCCGCGGCTCACCAGCCTGTGATTGTGGTGCTGAGCGAAGGTACGATGATGAGCGTCCAAGCTGTGGTCTCGTCCGATCGCCGCTTCGTCCGCCTCACCCTGGTGCCGTTCTTCAGCCAGATCGGCGACGTCGAAACCTTCACCTTCAACGGCAAGGTTACGACCGACAGTGGTACGGTGGTGCAAGACCCGGCCAATCCCGATCAGACCGTCACCAACGGTCAAACGCGAACTGTCGAAGGTACGACCGTTCAGCTGCCAACGCTGGCCACCACGACGGTCACCACGACGGTCAGCGTGCCGGACGGTGGTACAGTGCTGCTCGGTGGTATCAAGCGGTTGCGTGAAGGTCGCGTCGAACGTGGCTTGCCCCTTGTGAGCAAAATTCCGTACGTCAGCCGTCTGTTCACCAACGTCGGTATCGGCCGCGATGCTCAAAGCTTGATGATGATGGTGACACCACGCATCATCATTCAGGAAGAAGAAGAAGAGAAGCTGGGCATCGACTTTGAAGAATAG